In Podospora pseudopauciseta strain CBS 411.78 chromosome 3, whole genome shotgun sequence, one genomic interval encodes:
- a CDS encoding hypothetical protein (COG:C; EggNog:ENOG503NY33), with protein sequence MPSATTKDVRVAIIGAGITGITLGLGLRERKVPFTIYERAPGFRDIGAGLGFSPNAEKAMGYLSKDVLKAFKRVANPNGEDYFQWVNGHSDEGELMYKKFVGKDGFQGCKRSDILDAWASLLPSGSVEFGKELEGIRETDDGVLVSFKDGSKVNATVVVGCDGIRSQVRHYVLGSTGKNLVKAAYPGYSQRFCYRSLVPMDQAVQAIGKYKCSTRFMYNGPDSHIITYPVGNSSVLNVLVVISDKNKDWPEGLVAQGRHTCQGSRKEVIDALQGWNETARNIAQLFPDEMEKWAIFDMAENPASTYIRGRVCLAGDAAHATGPHLGAGGGLGIEDAYFLATLLSHLNDKLEAGSTSAKDERAIVEAALKGYNDARFDRTQWVVQATREAVDLFQWQDQRVGNDKVKFGEEISAKFERIWNYDVVEENGRAASGFLCDMGADSK encoded by the coding sequence ATGCCCAGTGCCACTACCAAGGACGTCCGCGTCGCCATCATCGGGGCTGGTATAACCGGCATcaccctcggcctcggcctccgCGAACGCAAAGTCCCCTTCACCATTTACGAGCGCGCTCCTGGGTTTCGGGACATTGGCGCAGGCCTCGGCTTCAGTCCCAATGCTGAAAAGGCGATGGGGTACCTGTCCAAAGATGTTCTGAAAGCTTTCAAGAGGGTGGCAAACCCCAACGGAGAAGACTACTTCCAGTGGGTCAACGGGCATTCtgatgagggggagttgATGTACAAGAAGTTCGTGGGCAAGGATGGGTTTCAAGGGTGCAAGAGGAGTGACATTTTGGACGCGTGGGCATCACTGCTGCCCTCTGGATCGGTCGAGTTTGGAAAGGAGCTCGAGGGAATTCGGGAAACGGACGATGGGGTGCTGGTCAGTTTTAAAGACGGGAGTAAGGTCAATGCcactgtggtggtgggttgtgaTGGAATCAGATCTCAAGTGAGGCACTACGTGCTGGGATCTACGGGGAAGAATCTAGTGAAGGCGGCGTACCCGGGATACTCGCAAAGGTTTTGCTACCGGTCGTTGGTCCCGATGGACCAGGCTGTCCAAGCGATTGGGAAGTACAAGTGCTCGACGAGGTTCATGTACAATGGGCCAGACTCTCACATCATCACATATCCCGTGGGAAACAGCTCCGTTTTAAACGTACTGGTTGTCATCTCGGATAAGAACAAGGATTGGCCAGAGGGTTTGGTGGCGCAAGGAAGACATACCTGTCAGGGGTCCAGAAAGGAGGTGATTGATGCACTTCAGGGATGGAATGAGACGGCCAGAAACATTGCTCAGCTCTTCCCGGATGAGATGGAAAAGTGGGCAATCTTCGATATGGCTGAGAACCCAGCGTCCACTTATATCAGAGGAAGGGTGTGCCTTGCTGGTGATGCGGCGCATGCCACTGGCCCTCATCTtggtgctgggggagggcTTGGGATAGAAGATGCATACTTCTTGGCCACATTATTGAGCCATCTCAACGACAAGCTGGAGGCGGGGTCTACTTCAGCCAAAGACGAGCGTGCAATTGTGGAGGCTGCACTGAAAGGATACAACGATGCCCGCTTTGACAGGACCCAGTGGGTTGTCCAGGCGACTCGAGAGGCCGTGGATCTTTTTCAGTGGCAGGATCAAAGAGTCGGCAACGACAAGGTCAAGTTTGGGGAAGAGATATCTGCCAAGTTTGAGAGGATTTGGAACTACGATGTTGTCGAGGAAAACGGGAGAGCAGCCAGTGGCTTTTTATGCGACATGGGCGCAGATTCAAAGTAG
- the GRE2_1 gene encoding methylglyoxal reductase (NADPH-dependent) gre2 (COG:V; EggNog:ENOG503NVWR): MTLIKVPQQPQTLKKEKVLLTGGTGFVASHVLDSLASNGHPVVVTVRSEEKGNRLLQSLSHFGASNQVQYAIVPDISTKNAFDPILHDHRFTYVIHTASPYQLSFADPVNDCLNPAIKGTTYLLDSIHRLCPSVTRVVITSSSAAILNPPNHRDVYDESSWSDVSWEQAMQPEHTYRASKKFAEQAAWSFLEEHNPRFTIATINNTYTFGPLSRSLANSAKFSSAEVNTSNRRIWDLIHGKWRNPDGSACIPSTAPVFTFVDVRDVADAHLAALTASGQRYYTVGGFFSNYQIARIVDEEFKGVLGDDVLPNLKGQEDDFEEDKHWKFDVSRSEKELGIRYRGLRECVRDAVVSMLEFEKGTTFN, encoded by the exons ATGACACTGATCAAAGTCCCACAACAGCCTCAGACGctgaaaaaggaaaaggttCTCCTTACCG GCGGCACTGGCTTCGTGGCCTCCCACGTCCTCGACTCCCTGGCAAGCAACGGCCACCCTGTTGTCGTCACCGTCCGCTcagaagaaaaaggcaatcgcctcctccaatccCTCTCTCACTTCGGCGCCTCCAACCAAGTCCAATACGCCATCGTCCCCGACATCTCCACCAAAAACGCCTTCGATCCCATCCTTCACGACCACCGCTTCACCTACGTAATCCACACCGCATCCCCCTATCAACTCTCCTTTGCCGACCCCGTCAATGACTgcctcaaccccgccatcaagGGCACCACCTACCTCCTCGACTCCATCCACCGCCTCTGCCCCTCGGTCACCCGCGTGgtcatcacctcctccagcgccGCTATCCTCAACCCGCCCAACCACCGCGATGTCTACGATGAGTCCTCCTGGTCAGATGTGAGCTGGGAGCAGGCCATGCAGCCAGAGCACACCTACCGTGCCAGCAAGAAATTCGCCGAGCAGGCTGCCTGGTCTTTTCTCGAGGAGCACAACCCGCGGTTCACCATCGCGACGATCAACAACACCTATACTTTTGGTCCGCTCTCGCGATCGCTGGCGAATTCGGCAAAGTTTAGCTCGGCAGAGGTGAACACCTCCAACCGCCGGATTTGGGATCTGATTCATGGCAAGTGGCGAAACCCAGATGGATCGGCGTGCATCCCGTCCACGGCGCCAGTGTTTACGTTTGTGGACGTGAGGGACGTGGCGGATGCGCACCTGGCGGCTTTGACGGCATCGGGACAGAGATATTACACTGTAGGAGGGTTCTTTTCCAACTATCAGATTGCAAGGATTGTGGACGAAGAGTTCAAGGGAGTGCTGGGGGATGATGTGCTCCCGAATCTGAAAGGGCAGGAGGATGATTTTGAGGAAGACAAGCACTGGAAGTTTGATGTGAGTAGGAGtgagaaggagttggggaTACGGTATAGGGGGTTGAGAGAGTGTGTGAGGGATGCCGTGGTAAGTATGCTGGAGTTTGAAAAGGGGACGACTTTCAACTAG